One genomic segment of Mycoplasmopsis agalactiae PG2 includes these proteins:
- a CDS encoding thermonuclease family protein has translation MKKQLKNMLFISVGISVTLPIILASCDKGTIKAKEAADIFIPDNFDTKELGYFERKKIFHKADSIDLNSIDYTKNTAFELPDEKDFFLKVYSITPPAIDENTVVSADKDKEVSAEIKLEFRIVYKDPNENTVELVDGWNRKLSIKNDKFVLHSLNSVYNSFENNKTNAFEFKNIDWNKLKAKYFDAEIVEWSDGDTPIVKVTAIDPSNTTVKVGEKTKIRISGIDTPEKFVGGNKSKDFEHNYAKLSSKFAEEAVPKGSKVRVYADQKDAFGRWVGDVFFGENYKYLYSVEITRSGLTLPYFSDVSQALNFAKNPLYWEHYALLQLANAFEFAITNKKGFFKTFALPYWIQSNIYRMKPNGKWTLLDKKSERNLFNIEGINLINDSYKNK, from the coding sequence ATGAAAAAACAATTAAAAAATATGCTTTTTATTTCAGTTGGCATTTCTGTTACATTACCAATAATTTTAGCTTCATGTGATAAAGGCACAATTAAAGCTAAAGAAGCTGCTGATATATTTATACCAGATAATTTTGACACTAAGGAACTAGGATACTTTGAGAGAAAAAAGATTTTCCACAAAGCTGATTCTATAGATTTAAACAGTATTGACTATACTAAAAACACTGCTTTTGAATTGCCAGATGAAAAAGACTTCTTTTTGAAAGTATATTCAATAACTCCTCCTGCAATCGATGAAAATACAGTTGTTTCTGCAGATAAGGATAAAGAAGTAAGTGCTGAAATAAAATTAGAATTTAGAATAGTTTACAAAGATCCTAATGAAAACACTGTTGAATTAGTTGATGGCTGAAATAGAAAATTAAGCATAAAAAATGACAAATTTGTGCTTCACTCGCTCAATTCAGTTTACAACAGTTTTGAAAACAACAAAACTAATGCGTTTGAGTTTAAAAATATAGACTGAAATAAACTAAAAGCTAAATATTTTGATGCTGAAATTGTAGAATGAAGCGATGGTGATACACCTATAGTAAAAGTTACTGCTATTGATCCTTCTAATACAACAGTTAAAGTTGGCGAAAAAACAAAAATTAGAATTTCTGGAATAGATACTCCTGAAAAGTTTGTTGGTGGAAACAAAAGCAAAGACTTTGAGCACAATTATGCAAAGCTATCTTCAAAATTTGCTGAAGAAGCTGTGCCAAAAGGCTCAAAAGTTAGAGTTTATGCCGATCAAAAAGACGCTTTTGGAAGATGAGTGGGTGATGTGTTCTTTGGCGAAAATTATAAATACTTATATTCAGTCGAAATAACACGTTCAGGTTTAACCCTGCCTTACTTTAGTGATGTTTCTCAAGCATTAAATTTTGCCAAAAACCCTCTTTACTGAGAACACTATGCGCTTTTACAATTAGCTAATGCATTTGAATTTGCTATAACAAACAAAAAAGGATTTTTCAAAACTTTTGCTTTGCCATACTGAATTCAATCAAATATTTATAGAATGAAACCTAATGGTAAATGAACTTTATTAGATAAAAAATCTGAAAGAAATTTATTTAACATTGAAGGCATTAACTTGATCAATGATTCATACAAAAACAAATAA
- a CDS encoding ATP-binding cassette domain-containing protein, with amino-acid sequence MIWLRKLIDNIKLSTAKVTDDNLSEYNRLSEKILNSSTDAEEVPAIELKNVIIDFGETLAVDDVSFKIPNGKLVTLLGPSGSGKTTTLNAISGLLTITSGNVYFNGKDVTSLSPQQRKLGFVFQNYALYPHMSVFDNIAFPLKNDVKWQNKAIDKKNSAIIKIKNLYLKTLGALDEEINKINNLWNVYLNIEKEVDYELNNFMVRNNKIIEKAKTDYKLAKIHYEGELATISKTILKAFNSLKKSYKLKKEKIKKHFSLLKLNNALKSNSEYPTCQFLNNLDKSLLSFKKVSTIEEATMKYNELQQVISDISNIEWKDYSEKDQYELLNAENKLIKASLYYKYCMNSLKAIENGEKAVAESKTKLKEAKNADKDLKTSSKSELKKLKYNFKHMRFIAYKIFKIYADEIYAKYNLEAVMKDDNEHKSANLSEAQREEIYELSKDIISIKKAIFNEVMEVAKRVEILPILQKKPTRLSGGQQQRVAIARAIVKKPDILLMDEPLSNLDAKLRISTRQWIRQIQRNLGITTVFVTHDQEEAMSISDIVVCMSTSKVQQLGSPLELYNRPKNKFVARFLGMPEMGLFPGQYENGKLTVLGKTVKGITFSNYDQFSCNVGVRAEDFDIKSSESEANYSGLVKAVENFGKESKLIVEVAEAGDINFLVSNNFDYNIGDKIYFNLPANHLHIFDKANDERVEYEVKK; translated from the coding sequence ATGATTTGACTACGAAAACTTATTGATAATATTAAATTATCAACTGCTAAAGTCACTGATGATAATCTATCAGAATACAATAGATTGTCAGAAAAAATTCTTAATTCAAGCACGGATGCAGAAGAAGTACCTGCGATTGAATTAAAAAATGTAATTATAGACTTTGGTGAAACACTAGCTGTTGATGATGTTAGTTTTAAAATTCCTAATGGTAAATTAGTTACTCTTTTAGGCCCTTCTGGTAGTGGTAAGACAACAACACTAAATGCAATAAGCGGACTATTAACAATTACTAGTGGTAATGTTTACTTTAATGGTAAAGATGTTACTAGTTTATCGCCACAGCAAAGAAAACTTGGTTTTGTTTTCCAAAACTATGCTCTTTATCCACACATGAGTGTTTTTGACAACATTGCTTTTCCACTTAAAAATGACGTTAAGTGGCAAAATAAAGCTATTGACAAGAAAAATAGTGCAATTATCAAAATCAAAAACCTTTATTTAAAAACTCTTGGTGCTCTTGATGAAGAAATTAACAAAATAAACAATTTATGAAATGTTTACTTAAATATTGAAAAAGAAGTTGACTATGAGCTTAATAATTTTATGGTTAGAAACAATAAAATTATTGAAAAAGCTAAGACAGATTATAAGCTAGCTAAAATCCACTATGAAGGTGAATTAGCTACAATTTCCAAAACAATTTTAAAAGCTTTTAATAGTTTGAAAAAGTCATATAAACTTAAAAAAGAAAAAATCAAAAAACACTTTAGTCTGCTTAAACTTAATAATGCACTTAAAAGTAATTCTGAATATCCTACTTGCCAATTTTTAAATAATCTTGATAAATCACTTCTTTCATTTAAGAAAGTTTCAACTATTGAAGAAGCTACAATGAAATACAATGAGCTTCAACAAGTGATTTCAGATATTTCAAACATTGAGTGAAAAGATTATTCAGAAAAAGATCAATATGAGCTTTTAAATGCCGAAAATAAATTAATTAAAGCTAGCCTATACTACAAATACTGCATGAACTCGCTTAAAGCTATTGAAAATGGTGAAAAAGCAGTAGCTGAGTCTAAAACAAAGCTTAAAGAAGCCAAAAATGCTGATAAAGATTTAAAAACTTCAAGCAAATCGGAGCTTAAAAAACTAAAATACAACTTTAAGCACATGCGTTTTATAGCTTACAAAATCTTTAAAATATATGCAGATGAAATTTATGCTAAATATAATCTTGAAGCTGTTATGAAAGATGATAATGAGCACAAGAGTGCTAATTTATCAGAAGCACAAAGAGAAGAAATATATGAGCTTTCAAAAGACATAATTTCAATTAAAAAAGCTATCTTTAATGAAGTTATGGAAGTTGCTAAAAGAGTTGAAATATTACCGATCTTGCAGAAAAAACCAACAAGACTTTCAGGTGGTCAACAACAACGTGTGGCTATTGCCCGTGCTATTGTTAAAAAACCAGATATTTTATTAATGGATGAGCCACTTTCAAACCTTGATGCTAAATTACGTATTTCAACAAGACAATGAATTCGCCAAATCCAAAGAAACCTTGGAATTACAACAGTTTTTGTTACTCACGATCAAGAAGAAGCTATGTCAATTAGTGACATTGTTGTATGTATGTCAACTTCAAAAGTTCAACAATTAGGTTCACCTTTAGAACTATATAACAGACCTAAAAATAAATTTGTTGCTCGCTTCTTAGGTATGCCAGAAATGGGATTATTCCCTGGTCAATATGAAAATGGTAAGCTTACTGTTTTAGGTAAAACTGTTAAAGGCATTACTTTTAGTAACTATGATCAATTTAGCTGCAATGTCGGTGTAAGAGCCGAAGACTTTGATATTAAATCTTCTGAATCTGAAGCTAATTACAGTGGACTAGTTAAAGCTGTTGAAAACTTTGGAAAAGAAAGCAAGCTAATTGTTGAAGTTGCTGAAGCTGGCGACATTAACTTCTTAGTTTCAAACAACTTTGACTACAATATCGGCGATAAAATTTACTTCAATCTTCCTGCTAACCATCTTCACATATTTGACAAGGCAAATGACGAAAGAGTAGAGTATGAAGTTAAAAAATAG
- a CDS encoding carbohydrate ABC transporter permease, with the protein MKLKNSFWAKLSHKSPALSKVAMNKQANKKLQSLSESVVDKRTPAWKPFSMLLPTIIILLTFTIVPFIINLESAFFIKDDEGVSRFTFKNFADLLSDEKYAVGVRNALMYGLIVLPFVMAISLLISSCIASVYRKWARGIWQSIFFLPYMTNAVAVSLSFIQFFAPNGMFNTIFKINTPWLEKGDIFAFEALLPLLIHGIWSGLAFNVLIFTTAMLSVDKNLYKSASIDGIGGIKQFFTITLPSIKSTTTFLITLGIINGIKVFPLALFNNRPNDAIVNGASTLMLYVYHMTKEGNDALASASAVMLFVIGFTYSLIIRRGFNAVIHASINLGESNVWNKIKNSPVMIEYQAKKE; encoded by the coding sequence ATGAAGTTAAAAAATAGTTTTTGAGCTAAGCTTTCACACAAGTCACCTGCCTTGTCCAAAGTGGCTATGAATAAGCAAGCAAATAAAAAACTACAGTCTCTTTCTGAATCTGTAGTTGATAAAAGAACACCTGCTTGAAAACCTTTTTCAATGCTGCTTCCAACAATCATAATATTATTAACTTTTACCATTGTTCCTTTTATTATTAACTTAGAATCAGCTTTTTTCATTAAAGATGATGAAGGAGTAAGTCGCTTTACTTTTAAAAACTTTGCTGATTTATTATCTGATGAAAAATATGCTGTTGGTGTAAGAAATGCCTTGATGTATGGCCTTATAGTCTTACCATTTGTTATGGCTATATCACTGCTTATATCATCATGTATAGCCAGCGTTTATCGTAAGTGAGCTAGAGGAATATGACAAAGCATTTTCTTCTTACCATATATGACTAATGCTGTTGCTGTTTCACTATCATTTATTCAATTCTTTGCACCTAATGGTATGTTTAACACCATTTTCAAAATCAACACTCCATGGTTAGAAAAAGGTGATATCTTCGCTTTCGAAGCTTTATTACCACTATTAATTCACGGTATATGATCAGGCCTTGCATTTAATGTTTTAATCTTTACAACTGCAATGCTTTCAGTTGACAAAAACCTCTATAAATCAGCTTCAATCGACGGAATTGGTGGTATTAAACAATTCTTTACAATCACCCTTCCATCAATTAAGTCAACTACAACATTTTTAATTACACTTGGAATTATTAATGGTATTAAAGTTTTCCCACTAGCATTATTTAACAACAGACCTAATGACGCTATTGTTAATGGTGCTTCAACACTAATGCTTTATGTATACCACATGACTAAAGAAGGTAATGATGCTTTAGCTTCAGCTTCAGCTGTTATGCTTTTTGTAATTGGTTTTACATACTCATTAATTATTAGAAGAGGATTTAATGCAGTAATACATGCATCAATTAATTTAGGAGAATCTAATGTTTGGAACAAGATTAAAAATTCGCCAGTGATGATCGAATATCAAGCTAAGAAAGAATAA
- a CDS encoding carbohydrate ABC transporter permease: MFGTRLKIRQWWSNIKLRKNKETTANQVRDNSVVSLVTWSFLKIAILVLFAAIVLFPFFYMLTISVMPKSQAEELQSHFSFWPKSWEWQNYIEAAQGSKDSKGYWYAFWLTFANVIFSIVLKIFVTMLCGYAFSLKKWRGKEVMWGFFISLLVLPEVALLFGQYKVVISLDNQFDVLKSFMGAIAMIALPFVASIFNALMFRNAFEAIPGRIKEVAMVDGAVNAKYLFKIAMPMVQPTTLTVVILTTLASWNSYLWPALLFTGKGYEIMSVWLFEVGRENIDNVTRIHQNIKMAGAVLVILPMFVFYFIFRKRIMSSISRQGSAIKG, from the coding sequence ATGTTTGGAACAAGATTAAAAATTCGCCAGTGATGATCGAATATCAAGCTAAGAAAGAATAAAGAAACTACTGCCAATCAAGTTAGAGATAACTCAGTTGTATCTTTAGTTACTTGATCATTTCTTAAGATTGCCATTTTAGTATTATTCGCTGCTATTGTCCTCTTCCCATTTTTCTACATGTTAACTATCTCAGTTATGCCTAAGTCGCAAGCTGAAGAATTACAAAGTCACTTTAGTTTCTGACCTAAGTCATGAGAGTGACAAAACTATATTGAAGCTGCACAAGGAAGCAAAGATAGTAAAGGTTACTGATATGCTTTCTGACTAACATTTGCCAATGTTATTTTCTCGATAGTTTTAAAAATCTTTGTCACAATGCTTTGTGGATATGCCTTCTCACTTAAAAAATGAAGAGGCAAGGAAGTTATGTGAGGCTTTTTCATCTCACTACTTGTGCTCCCTGAAGTGGCTTTATTATTTGGTCAATATAAAGTTGTTATTTCTTTAGATAACCAATTTGACGTGCTTAAAAGCTTTATGGGGGCTATTGCCATGATTGCCTTGCCATTTGTGGCTTCAATCTTTAATGCTTTAATGTTTAGAAATGCTTTTGAAGCAATTCCAGGCAGAATTAAAGAAGTTGCAATGGTTGATGGTGCTGTTAATGCTAAATATTTATTCAAAATAGCTATGCCAATGGTTCAACCTACAACTTTAACAGTTGTTATTCTAACAACTCTTGCTTCATGAAACTCATATTTATGACCTGCATTACTTTTCACAGGCAAAGGTTATGAAATTATGTCAGTTTGACTATTTGAAGTTGGACGTGAAAATATTGATAATGTAACTAGAATTCACCAAAATATAAAAATGGCTGGTGCTGTGCTAGTTATACTGCCAATGTTTGTGTTCTACTTTATCTTTAGAAAAAGAATTATGTCATCTATTTCTAGACAAGGTAGTGCTATTAAAGGTTAA
- a CDS encoding MAG5080 family lipoprotein has protein sequence MKKNIKKTLLISSSFSAPALPIVSASCIHKLSPSILLAKEFLKTNPVSKDDNKKNIDLRITHLKELASKEKDLNKKAEYETRAANIESVKDQLHKEIKETKYLYFANDLKAITITFKKLSSIVGSKVHHEDLKAILRGYFDGTPYLSTFLEMENKLVRKNSANAYGSSLSEFNSWVKPYSQTSNYYSEKFLSYVEEAEKNKTKPAEVIQHVLQFYKDNKIRINKENYENGYLLALPPVNFLSNYDLSYNEKILAPVPLFKHEIKQDSEKWNEFIANTSEFLEKNQDLLSEMTDDDFRIDNDKERFEKYYDTMKNYGTTSIQIVKLVQDILFINGWRFPTYISARLVKNEQTKKYDFKYFLEVLENPAEPNKKESYKTYDIIKDLDLDNPDKKVTVSPQESYLPTQFDKWVEEIKNLEDISNYEEVTDYDRLKPSVTKINELKTEIAELKKQLESASDEASKKELETKIKEKEDSQKIAEESFNKEKANQLEVVKKFLGHMNLGQKIAKLS, from the coding sequence ATGAAAAAAAATATTAAAAAAACACTGCTAATTTCTTCTTCGTTTTCAGCCCCAGCCTTGCCTATCGTTTCAGCTAGTTGCATTCACAAACTAAGCCCTAGCATTTTACTTGCTAAAGAGTTTTTAAAAACTAACCCTGTATCTAAAGATGATAATAAAAAGAACATAGACTTACGTATTACACACTTAAAAGAATTGGCTTCTAAAGAAAAAGACTTAAACAAAAAAGCTGAATATGAAACTAGAGCTGCTAACATTGAAAGCGTTAAAGATCAATTACACAAAGAAATTAAAGAAACTAAATATTTATATTTTGCTAACGACCTTAAGGCAATAACTATTACCTTTAAAAAACTTTCTTCTATTGTCGGCTCTAAAGTACACCATGAAGATTTAAAGGCAATTTTAAGAGGCTATTTTGATGGCACACCATATTTATCAACATTCTTAGAAATGGAAAATAAATTAGTTAGAAAGAATAGCGCTAATGCTTATGGTAGCTCGCTTTCAGAATTTAACTCTTGAGTTAAGCCTTATTCACAAACATCAAATTACTATTCAGAAAAATTCTTATCGTATGTAGAAGAAGCTGAAAAGAATAAAACTAAACCTGCTGAAGTTATTCAACATGTGCTTCAGTTCTACAAAGATAATAAAATAAGAATTAACAAGGAGAACTATGAAAATGGCTACCTTTTAGCTCTTCCACCTGTTAATTTCTTAAGCAACTATGACCTTTCATATAATGAAAAAATATTAGCTCCTGTGCCTTTATTCAAACATGAAATTAAGCAAGACAGCGAAAAATGAAATGAGTTCATTGCTAACACTTCTGAATTTTTAGAAAAAAATCAAGACTTATTATCGGAAATGACTGATGATGACTTTAGAATAGATAATGACAAAGAAAGATTTGAAAAGTACTATGACACAATGAAAAATTATGGCACTACATCAATTCAAATTGTTAAGCTAGTTCAAGACATATTATTCATTAATGGTTGACGCTTTCCTACCTATATTTCAGCTAGATTAGTCAAAAATGAGCAAACTAAAAAGTATGACTTTAAATACTTTTTAGAAGTGTTAGAAAACCCAGCTGAACCTAATAAAAAGGAAAGCTACAAAACGTATGATATTATCAAAGATCTAGATTTAGATAATCCTGATAAAAAAGTAACGGTTAGCCCACAAGAATCATACTTACCTACTCAATTTGATAAATGAGTAGAAGAAATTAAAAATCTTGAAGATATTTCTAACTATGAAGAAGTAACTGATTATGATAGACTAAAACCTTCGGTTACAAAAATTAATGAGCTAAAAACTGAAATTGCTGAACTTAAAAAACAATTAGAATCGGCTTCAGATGAAGCAAGCAAAAAAGAATTAGAAACTAAAATTAAAGAAAAAGAAGATTCTCAAAAGATTGCTGAAGAGTCATTTAATAAAGAAAAAGCTAATCAGCTTGAAGTAGTTAAAAAGTTCTTAGGACACATGAATTTAGGTCAAAAAATCGCTAAATTAAGCTAA
- the obgE gene encoding GTPase ObgE, producing MAKFIDEIKLTLIAGKGGDGIISFRREAHVDKGGPDGGDGGKGGNIYFVGDKGKNTLLSLYGNKQISAEDGINGGPKNLYGATGKSTYVKVPIGTMVFKNDKLVADIIEEKEYLVAQGGIGGRGNAKFKSNRNTAPRICENGTPGEKYLAHIVLKVMSDVGIIGKPSAGKSTLLSAISNAKAKIAEYEFTTLVPQLGLVKYHDHSFTVADLPGLIKGASEGKGLGIQFLRHIERCRVVVQIIDFGSEEKNPIEDFEIINKELEEYSKKLASKPKVVVANKSDLQGFKERVNIFKAKYPDVEIVEISAIERQNLEELKGKIWKILEEAKLLPADEEEETEENVEIKLEDDYKISNPYAGFFEITGPKIEQIYHKIPLVSYDNLIRFNTMLKKIGVWDDLLKYDIKPGDTVRILDYEFEWDGEF from the coding sequence CTAAATTTATTGATGAAATTAAATTAACACTAATAGCTGGCAAAGGTGGGGATGGCATTATTTCCTTTAGAAGAGAAGCACACGTTGATAAAGGTGGGCCTGATGGCGGTGATGGTGGAAAAGGCGGAAACATCTATTTTGTAGGCGATAAAGGCAAAAATACTTTGCTTTCTTTATATGGAAATAAACAAATTAGTGCTGAAGATGGCATTAATGGAGGGCCTAAAAATCTTTATGGAGCCACCGGTAAAAGTACTTATGTCAAAGTTCCTATTGGTACAATGGTGTTTAAAAATGATAAATTAGTTGCAGATATCATTGAAGAAAAAGAGTATTTAGTAGCCCAAGGAGGAATTGGGGGCAGAGGTAATGCTAAGTTTAAGAGCAACAGAAACACTGCACCAAGAATTTGTGAAAACGGTACCCCTGGCGAAAAATATTTAGCTCATATAGTGCTTAAAGTTATGTCAGATGTTGGAATTATTGGTAAGCCTAGTGCTGGAAAAAGCACACTACTAAGCGCTATTTCTAATGCTAAAGCCAAGATTGCTGAATATGAATTTACTACTTTAGTGCCACAATTGGGGCTAGTTAAATATCACGATCACTCATTTACAGTAGCTGACTTACCTGGATTAATTAAGGGCGCTTCTGAAGGAAAAGGGTTAGGAATTCAATTCTTAAGGCATATTGAAAGATGTAGGGTTGTTGTTCAAATAATTGACTTTGGTTCTGAAGAAAAAAATCCAATTGAAGACTTTGAAATAATTAATAAAGAGCTTGAAGAATATAGCAAAAAATTAGCAAGCAAGCCTAAGGTTGTTGTTGCCAACAAGTCTGATTTACAGGGATTTAAGGAAAGAGTTAATATTTTTAAGGCTAAATATCCTGATGTAGAAATTGTTGAAATTAGTGCAATTGAAAGACAGAATTTAGAAGAGTTAAAAGGCAAGATTTGAAAGATACTTGAAGAAGCTAAATTACTTCCAGCTGATGAAGAGGAAGAAACAGAAGAAAATGTTGAAATTAAGCTTGAAGATGACTACAAAATAAGTAATCCATATGCAGGCTTTTTTGAAATAACTGGACCAAAAATTGAACAAATATATCATAAAATACCATTAGTAAGTTATGACAATTTGATTCGTTTTAACACAATGCTTAAAAAAATAGGCGTTTGAGACGATTTACTTAAATATGATATTAAACCAGGTGATACAGTCAGAATATTAGATTATGAATTCGAATGAGACGGTGAGTTCTAA